The genomic segment CTGATTGCGCCGAAGCGATTTTTTTCCTTCGCCGGCTTTGTCTAAATCCTCGACCGATGCGGGAGCATCGCTCTACGGTCTGCGTCCCACGTCGGATGAAGGCCTCCGGTCCCACGCAATGGGTTCCTATCATCGACATTTGGTATGATACCCCGTACCCGAAGAGATCCGGCCGCTGCAGCGCAAGACGCGCACGGTCCTCAGAAGGCCAGTTTCAGCACCAGGGGGTGATCGCTCACGGTAAGCTCCATCTGCCTCGTGTCCTGAAAGGACGCGATCGCGGATGTGCCGCTCGTCACGTCGAAAAGATCCGCCCGCCGCACGCGATCGGCCAACCGGACCTGCACGCGGCTCGATCCTGCCAGCGCCTCGCCCCATATGACGAGGTGGAACGTGCCGTCGCTGTGCTGCAAGAGCAGATCATGCACCGTCTCCGGTTTCGGGCCGATCTCGTAATCCAGCCGGCCGGGCGACGGGCGGCGCGCGGGATCGGCGAGGATCCGGCTCAGATTGTGCAGGTAATGGGCCGCAAGCCTCGGGCTGTAGTCCGGCCGGAAGAAGCCGAAGGTCTGATTTCCCTGTTCGTCGGTGCGGTCGCGCAGGATATAGACGGAGGTATAGCTGTAGCCTCTGGCAAATTGCGACAGATAGAGATTGACCAGGTTCAGCCCGTGCATCCGCTCGTCCACCGCACCGCCTATCGTCGCCCCGGTCTCGGTCGTGACGCGCGGCAGGTCCTTCAACGCCTCTTCCGAATAGCCTTGATACTGCTTGGCCCAGGTTCTTCCGAAGTTTCCGTAAAGACCATCGACCAGGGAGGCGCTGGTCGGATCGGCAGCATTCCAGGCCTTGTTGTCGGCCGGTTCCGGCACGCTCGGATGATAGAGGTAATTATGCACATTGGCGTAATCGGCAAACCGGGTCCCGGCCGGCATCAAAGTCCCCGCGCCCTGTGGAATTTCGAGAAATTGCAGGCCGGCATTGTCCGTCTGCGCCCCGGGCTCGCTCACCGACCAGACCGGATATGACTTGAGCAGGGGATCCGCCTTGACCGCCCGGTAGAGGTCGGCATGAAGCTTGGCCACCGGCAGCCAGGAGAACCGGCCGCCGCCCTTTTCGCCCCGATAGGTCACCGGCCAGTTGTTCGGCTCGTTATTGCCCTCGAAGGCGAGAAGCGCACCCGCCTTCGCCAGGATGCGCCCGGTCGACAGGAGCCGATCGAGATCCGCGCTGCCGCTGACAAGGCCCCAGCTGATCTTGACCCCGGCTTCGCGGTGCAGCCGCAGAAAGCTGTCGATCCGGAGAGGGCCTTTTTCCGTCAGGCCTTCGATCCCGCCCCGCAGCCAGCGGAAACCGCCATAGCGAACCATTGCGAGCGTTTCGGCATCAGGCTGTCCACGATCCTCGAAGGTCGAAACGACGCCGATACTGTCAAGGAATGCGGCGGTCGGCCTGGCGAACACCGCCTCGGCGGTCGCCGGGCGCGCGACAAGCCAGAGCATTGTAACGACCATGCCCGCAAGGCTTACGCGTGACCACAAGCCAGCCGCCAGGGCTTCCTTCCATCTCGCCATAGCGATCTTCTCTCCTCAATAAGATTTTTGGCAAAAGGTCCGGCTCGTTTCCGTCTGCACTGGGTCTTCTATTTGTAAAGCTACACTTATTTGAAGAGTTCAGCACAGGAATGGCAGGACCTAACTTGCAAGCCATAAAGTATTGAAGGCTTCCCAATTTGCGACGGATTTGCATGAGATTTCAGCGATCACGGTCGTCTTGATTATGCTCCCTCTGTTCACTTCTTTCACGTTCCAGTTGGTGGAGACGGGAAACACCCTGCTGTGCGGCATTTGCTTTCGTGCTATCGGTAGGCCGTGTTGCATCCTTATTGGGCTCTTCCGAACGCTGTAGTTCACTCATTTCGAGCATCTGCCTGCGCAGATCGACGATCTCGCGAGCGAGGGAGGAAACTTCTTCGAAGCCTGACCGGTCCTCTGGACCAGCGCTGCGCTGAAGGTTGAATAGTGCCGTTTCAACCGTCTTTTCGTACGCTTCGAACTCTGGGCGTGTCTGCTCGCGCATGTCCTTTGCCTCCGACAACATGTCTCTGATTGCGACCATATTAGAGCGGTAATCACGGCCAAAATCCGCATGAATGACGGCACCAGCAGGCGATTGATCCACCTGGGCAAGGCCGCTTTCGAGATAGGAGCGATGCTGAGCGGCATAGGC from the Rhizobium sp. SSA_523 genome contains:
- a CDS encoding glycosyl hydrolase, whose translation is MARWKEALAAGLWSRVSLAGMVVTMLWLVARPATAEAVFARPTAAFLDSIGVVSTFEDRGQPDAETLAMVRYGGFRWLRGGIEGLTEKGPLRIDSFLRLHREAGVKISWGLVSGSADLDRLLSTGRILAKAGALLAFEGNNEPNNWPVTYRGEKGGGRFSWLPVAKLHADLYRAVKADPLLKSYPVWSVSEPGAQTDNAGLQFLEIPQGAGTLMPAGTRFADYANVHNYLYHPSVPEPADNKAWNAADPTSASLVDGLYGNFGRTWAKQYQGYSEEALKDLPRVTTETGATIGGAVDERMHGLNLVNLYLSQFARGYSYTSVYILRDRTDEQGNQTFGFFRPDYSPRLAAHYLHNLSRILADPARRPSPGRLDYEIGPKPETVHDLLLQHSDGTFHLVIWGEALAGSSRVQVRLADRVRRADLFDVTSGTSAIASFQDTRQMELTVSDHPLVLKLAF